Proteins from a genomic interval of Oncorhynchus mykiss isolate Arlee chromosome 21, USDA_OmykA_1.1, whole genome shotgun sequence:
- the LOC110499996 gene encoding protein LLP homolog has protein sequence MAKSLRSKWKRKMRAVKRAKNAPKELARLKQALAHGGTGEISMNDIQDIATVVPAGKIKEKKVDVDMEAEEVDDGKMDMDSKRSKTTQLDEHGQYPTWMSQRQAKKLKGKRITKKSGGKANKKKKGIAW, from the exons ATGGCCAAAAGTCTGCGAAGCAAATGGAAGCGGAAGATGCGTGCAGTGAAGAGAGCGAAGAACGCCCCTAAGGAACTGGCTCGGTTGAAGCAAGCCTTGGCCCACGGTGGCACAGGAGAGATCTCCATGAATGACATTCAGGACATAGCTACAGTGGTGCCAGCTGGGAAGATAAAGGAGAAGAAAGTGGATGTAGACATGGAGGCAGAGGAAGTCGATG ATGGAAAGATGGACATGGACAGCAAGCGCAGTAAGACAACCCAATTGGACGAGCACGGACAGTACCCAACATGGATGAGCCAACGACAGGCCAAGAAACTGAAAGGCAAACGCATAACAAAAAAATCAGGAGGAAAGGCCAACAAAAAAAAGAAGGGCATTGCCTGGTAG